A genomic stretch from Enterobacter dykesii includes:
- the yghB gene encoding DedA family general envelope maintenance protein YghB, producing the protein MAVIQDIIAALWQHDFAALADPHIVGIVYLVMFATLFLENGLLPASFLPGDSLLLLAGALIGKGVMDFTPTMVILTSAASLGCWLSYLQGRWLGNTRVVKGWLAQLPHKYHQRATCMFDRHGLLALLAGRFLAFVRTLLPTMAGISGLSNRRFQFFNWLSALLWVGVVTTLGYALNMIPFVKHHEDQVMTFLMVLPMFLLVAGLVGTIAVVIKKKYCSA; encoded by the coding sequence ATGGCTGTTATTCAAGATATTATCGCGGCGCTCTGGCAACACGATTTTGCCGCGCTGGCGGATCCTCACATCGTCGGTATCGTTTACCTCGTGATGTTCGCAACACTGTTTCTGGAAAATGGATTACTGCCAGCCTCGTTTTTACCCGGTGACAGCCTGCTTTTACTTGCCGGGGCGTTAATCGGGAAAGGCGTCATGGACTTCACGCCAACGATGGTTATTCTTACCTCCGCAGCCAGCCTGGGCTGCTGGCTGAGCTATCTGCAGGGCCGCTGGCTTGGGAATACTCGCGTCGTGAAGGGCTGGCTGGCGCAGTTACCGCATAAATATCATCAGCGTGCGACCTGTATGTTCGATCGCCACGGCCTGCTGGCATTGCTGGCGGGGCGTTTCCTGGCGTTTGTTCGCACGCTTCTGCCTACGATGGCGGGCATTTCCGGTCTGTCAAACCGCCGCTTCCAGTTTTTCAACTGGCTGAGCGCCCTTCTGTGGGTGGGCGTGGTCACGACGCTCGGCTATGCGCTAAATATGATCCCCTTTGTGAAACACCACGAAGATCAGGTGATGACCTTCCTGATGGTGCTGCCGATGTTCCTGCTGGTGGCAGGGCTGGTGGGAACCATCGCGGTGGTAATTAAGAAGAAGTACTGCAGCGCGTGA
- a CDS encoding cytoplasmic protein, with amino-acid sequence MKEVKNNDVYLTLDDKKSDEFILKQNLDALRNTKNDEMTRITQDLVSIPATLVRLKWQNRREIYPLQVKEEIYGAVMNAIIEQRPELKEKLLGRLEANYQYLLAREIATLRLTRKLSDGEYRTSNVTCVALDEDALAPSSTAPTDSKNA; translated from the coding sequence GTGAAAGAAGTTAAAAACAACGACGTTTATTTGACTTTAGATGATAAAAAAAGTGATGAATTTATCTTAAAGCAAAATCTCGACGCGCTGAGAAACACAAAAAATGACGAGATGACGCGAATTACACAAGACCTGGTATCGATCCCGGCGACGCTGGTTCGTCTGAAATGGCAGAATCGCCGTGAAATTTATCCGCTACAGGTCAAAGAAGAAATTTACGGTGCCGTGATGAACGCCATCATAGAGCAGCGGCCAGAACTGAAAGAGAAGCTTCTGGGACGTCTTGAGGCCAATTATCAATATCTGCTTGCCAGAGAAATCGCCACCCTGCGCCTGACGCGCAAGCTGTCCGACGGTGAGTACCGTACCTCAAACGTCACCTGCGTAGCGCTTGATGAGGACGCGCTGGCCCCCTCTTCTACTGCACCGACGGATAGCAAAAACGCATAA
- a CDS encoding glycine zipper family protein, with protein MKLIKTTLVISALIFSTSGMAIDKTAAGAVAGAAIGAATGKDLKSTVGDAVVGAGTGAMFKNGGKGKAARKGGAVGAAVGAGAAAITGKSVLKGAAVGAGTGALIGEATH; from the coding sequence ATGAAACTTATTAAAACAACGCTGGTTATCAGCGCCCTCATTTTTTCCACCTCGGGAATGGCAATCGACAAAACTGCCGCCGGCGCGGTAGCAGGCGCGGCCATTGGTGCGGCCACGGGCAAAGATCTGAAATCAACCGTTGGCGACGCCGTCGTGGGCGCAGGCACCGGTGCCATGTTCAAAAACGGCGGCAAAGGTAAAGCCGCGCGTAAGGGCGGCGCGGTAGGGGCTGCCGTAGGCGCTGGTGCCGCGGCGATTACCGGCAAGAGCGTGCTGAAAGGTGCAGCCGTTGGTGCGGGCACGGGTGCGCTGATCGGTGAAGCGACGCACTGA
- a CDS encoding methyl-accepting chemotaxis protein, whose translation MNMLRNFTIRFVMLTILGIFCLMWAGVGLYSTWSLSRVSDGNEVDRQLVKQMTVLSQGNDQYFRFVTRLSRAMEVKAAGGTPDLSSAQQALDNMGKKLAEMKAISPGPMDEQVSSRVIGSWQALLEQGVTPQMQQAKQGDLEGYRQQANNVTPPLSRAFGAAAEEFNNAAAKSLDSTRVVVDGLTSMTRTVIVVATIIGLLILLFTDRYLVAMLVKPLARIRQQFRQIAQGDLSQPIEPFGRNCVGQLVPLLSAMQDSLREAVSTIRSGSENIWRGATEISSGNNDLSSRTEEQAAALEETAASMEQLTATVKLNAESARQASQLADVASTTASRGGSLVEEVVTTMSGISESSKKIAEITNVINSIAFQTNILALNAAVEAARAGEQGRGFAVVAGEVRNLASRSANAAKEIEGLITDSVSRVEQGAQLVSDTGTTMDAILRDVTEVTIIMKQIASASEEQSKGISQVGIAITQMDGVTQQNASLVEEVSAAAAALERQTEELQRSVQKFRLTA comes from the coding sequence ATGAATATGCTCCGTAATTTCACGATCCGCTTCGTCATGCTGACGATTCTCGGGATCTTTTGTTTAATGTGGGCGGGCGTTGGGTTGTACAGCACCTGGTCCCTTTCTCGCGTATCAGATGGCAATGAGGTCGATCGCCAGCTGGTTAAACAGATGACGGTACTCAGCCAGGGTAACGATCAATATTTCCGCTTTGTGACCCGTCTGAGCCGCGCGATGGAAGTCAAAGCCGCAGGCGGCACGCCGGATCTCTCCTCTGCCCAACAGGCGCTGGATAACATGGGCAAGAAACTGGCCGAGATGAAAGCGATCTCCCCAGGCCCGATGGATGAGCAGGTCTCTTCCCGGGTGATCGGCTCCTGGCAGGCGTTGCTTGAACAGGGCGTCACGCCGCAAATGCAGCAGGCGAAGCAGGGGGATCTGGAGGGGTATCGCCAGCAGGCCAACAACGTCACCCCACCGCTGAGCCGCGCGTTCGGTGCCGCCGCTGAGGAGTTCAACAATGCCGCCGCGAAGTCGCTCGACAGCACCCGCGTGGTGGTGGACGGCCTGACAAGCATGACCCGCACGGTGATTGTTGTCGCCACGATTATCGGCCTGCTGATCCTGCTCTTCACCGACCGTTACCTGGTGGCGATGCTGGTCAAACCGCTGGCTCGCATTCGCCAGCAGTTCCGCCAGATTGCCCAGGGCGATCTCAGCCAGCCCATTGAGCCGTTCGGTCGTAACTGCGTGGGGCAGCTGGTGCCGCTGCTGAGCGCCATGCAGGACAGCCTGCGCGAAGCGGTCAGCACGATTCGCTCCGGCAGTGAAAATATCTGGCGCGGCGCGACGGAAATCTCCAGCGGCAACAACGATCTCTCTTCCCGTACCGAAGAGCAGGCTGCTGCGCTGGAAGAGACGGCAGCCAGCATGGAACAGCTGACCGCCACGGTGAAACTGAACGCGGAAAGCGCGCGTCAGGCCAGCCAGCTGGCCGATGTGGCCTCAACCACCGCCAGCCGCGGCGGCTCGCTGGTGGAAGAGGTGGTGACCACCATGAGCGGTATTTCGGAAAGCTCGAAGAAAATTGCTGAAATCACCAACGTGATCAACAGCATTGCCTTCCAGACCAATATTCTGGCACTCAATGCGGCGGTTGAAGCGGCGCGCGCGGGTGAACAGGGGCGTGGTTTCGCGGTGGTGGCAGGTGAAGTTCGCAACCTGGCAAGCCGCAGCGCCAACGCGGCCAAAGAGATTGAGGGGCTGATTACCGATTCCGTTTCCCGCGTCGAGCAGGGGGCGCAGCTGGTAAGCGACACCGGCACCACCATGGATGCGATTTTGCGCGACGTGACGGAAGTGACGATCATCATGAAGCAAATTGCTTCCGCCTCTGAGGAGCAAAGCAAGGGCATTTCGCAGGTCGGGATTGCCATTACGCAGATGGATGGCGTTACCCAGCAAAACGCCTCGCTGGTTGAAGAAGTTTCTGCCGCGGCGGCGGCGCTGGAGCGCCAGACCGAAGAGCTTCAGCGCTCGGTGCAGAAGTTCCGCCTGACGGCATAA
- a CDS encoding AraC family transcriptional regulator has product MNREAICQQLTVQIKRLIDKENGVSDLLPDIRLLYGTQLGTRTPVMYQPGIVFLFSGHKIGYINERVFRYDTNEYLLLTVPLPFECETFATEAVPLAGIRVNVDILQLQELLMEIGEDEFFQPSMASSGINSATLSEEILCAIERLLDVMERPLDARILGKQIVREILYHVLLGPGGGALLALVSRQTHFSLISRVLKRIESQYTENLSVDQLAAEANMSVSAFHHNFKSVTSTSPLQYLKTYRLHKARMLMIHDGMKASAAAMRVGYESASQFSREFKRYFGVTPGEDASRIRTMQGV; this is encoded by the coding sequence ATGAACCGTGAGGCTATCTGCCAGCAGCTCACTGTGCAGATTAAAAGACTGATAGATAAAGAAAATGGTGTCAGCGATCTGCTTCCTGACATTCGCCTGCTTTATGGCACGCAGCTCGGGACGCGCACGCCGGTCATGTACCAGCCGGGCATCGTTTTTCTCTTCTCGGGCCATAAAATTGGCTATATCAACGAACGCGTGTTCCGCTACGACACCAATGAATATCTGCTCCTGACGGTACCTTTACCCTTCGAATGTGAAACCTTCGCGACAGAGGCCGTTCCGCTGGCCGGTATTCGCGTCAACGTCGATATTCTTCAGCTGCAGGAGCTGCTGATGGAGATAGGCGAAGATGAGTTCTTCCAGCCTTCGATGGCGTCGAGCGGGATTAACTCGGCGACGCTTTCGGAAGAGATCCTCTGCGCCATTGAACGTCTGCTGGACGTGATGGAAAGGCCGCTGGACGCGCGCATTCTGGGCAAGCAGATTGTCCGCGAAATTCTCTACCATGTGCTGCTGGGCCCGGGCGGCGGGGCGTTACTGGCTCTGGTGAGCCGACAGACCCACTTCAGCCTGATAAGCCGCGTGCTCAAGCGTATTGAAAGCCAGTACACGGAAAACCTCAGCGTCGACCAGCTGGCGGCGGAAGCGAACATGAGCGTTTCGGCGTTTCACCATAACTTCAAGTCGGTGACCAGCACCTCCCCGCTGCAGTACCTTAAAACCTACCGGCTGCATAAGGCGCGGATGCTGATGATCCACGACGGCATGAAGGCCAGCGCGGCGGCGATGCGGGTGGGTTACGAAAGTGCGTCGCAGTTCAGTCGGGAGTTTAAGCGCTATTTCGGCGTCACGCCGGGAGAGGATGCATCACGCATCCGAACCATGCAGGGAGTCTGA
- a CDS encoding TIGR00645 family protein: MERFFENAMYASRWILAPVYFGLSLALIALTIKFFQEIWHVLPNIFSIAEADLILVLLSLVDMTLVGGLLVMVMFSGYENFVSQLDIDERKEKLSWLGKMDASSLKNKVAASIVAISSIHLLRVFMDAKNVPDNKLMWYVIIHLTFVLSAFVMGYLDKISKK, translated from the coding sequence ATGGAACGCTTTTTTGAAAATGCCATGTATGCCTCTCGCTGGATACTGGCCCCCGTCTATTTTGGCCTCTCGCTGGCACTTATCGCGCTGACGATTAAGTTCTTTCAGGAAATCTGGCATGTTCTGCCGAACATTTTTTCTATTGCCGAAGCGGATTTGATTCTGGTTCTGCTGTCGCTGGTGGACATGACCCTGGTGGGCGGGCTGCTGGTGATGGTGATGTTCTCCGGCTACGAGAATTTTGTCTCCCAACTCGATATCGACGAGCGTAAAGAGAAGCTCAGCTGGCTGGGGAAAATGGATGCTTCATCGCTGAAGAATAAAGTCGCCGCGTCGATTGTGGCGATCTCCTCTATTCACCTGTTACGCGTGTTTATGGACGCGAAGAACGTGCCGGATAACAAACTGATGTGGTACGTCATCATCCACCTGACGTTTGTGCTGTCTGCGTTTGTGATGGGGTATCTGGATAAGATCAGTAAGAAGTAA
- the metC gene encoding cystathionine beta-lyase produces the protein MTKKHLDTTLVQAGRSKKYTQGSVNSVIQRASSLVFDTVEDKKIATRNRAKGGLFYGRRGTLTHFSLQEAMCELEGGAGCALFPCGAAAVANTILAFVEQGDHILMTNTAYEPSQDFCTKILSKLGVTTGWFDPLIGEGIAELIQPNTRIVFLESPGSLTMEVHDVPAIVKAVRSKAPEAIVMIDNTWAAGVLFKALEFDIDISIQAATKYLIGHSDGMIGTAVSNARCWDQLRENAYLMGQMVDADTAYMTSRGLRTLGVRLRQHHESSLKVAEWLAQHPQVERVNHPALPGSKGHEFWQRDFTGSSGLFSFVLKKRLNNDELASYLDNFTLFSMAYSWGGFESLILPNQPEQVAALRPGGEVDFSGTLIRLHIGLENVDDLIADLAAGFERIV, from the coding sequence ATGACAAAGAAGCATCTTGATACCACGCTGGTACAGGCAGGACGCAGCAAAAAATATACGCAGGGATCGGTCAACAGCGTGATTCAACGAGCCTCCTCGCTGGTGTTTGATACCGTTGAGGATAAAAAAATCGCCACGCGCAACCGCGCGAAAGGCGGGCTGTTTTATGGCCGTCGCGGCACGCTAACCCATTTTTCGCTGCAGGAGGCGATGTGCGAGCTGGAAGGCGGCGCGGGCTGCGCGCTGTTCCCGTGCGGGGCGGCGGCGGTCGCCAACACCATTCTGGCGTTTGTGGAACAGGGCGACCATATCCTGATGACCAACACCGCCTATGAACCCAGCCAGGACTTCTGCACCAAAATCCTCAGCAAGCTCGGCGTAACGACCGGCTGGTTCGACCCGCTGATTGGTGAAGGCATTGCCGAACTTATTCAGCCAAACACGCGCATTGTGTTCCTGGAATCGCCGGGATCGCTCACCATGGAAGTTCACGACGTGCCGGCCATCGTGAAGGCCGTACGCAGCAAAGCGCCAGAGGCGATCGTGATGATCGACAACACCTGGGCGGCAGGCGTGCTGTTTAAAGCCCTGGAATTCGACATTGATATCTCGATTCAGGCGGCGACGAAATACCTGATAGGCCACTCTGACGGCATGATTGGCACGGCGGTCTCCAACGCGCGCTGCTGGGATCAGCTGCGTGAAAATGCCTACCTGATGGGCCAGATGGTGGACGCAGACACGGCCTACATGACCAGCCGCGGACTCCGCACGCTGGGCGTTCGCCTGCGTCAGCACCATGAAAGCAGCCTGAAGGTAGCCGAATGGCTGGCGCAGCATCCGCAGGTTGAGCGCGTAAATCATCCCGCGTTACCGGGAAGTAAAGGCCACGAATTCTGGCAACGTGACTTTACGGGCAGCAGCGGGTTGTTCTCATTCGTGCTGAAAAAACGGCTGAATAACGACGAGCTGGCGAGCTATCTGGATAATTTTACTCTCTTCAGCATGGCCTACTCGTGGGGCGGTTTTGAATCCCTGATCCTGCCTAATCAGCCGGAACAGGTTGCGGCTCTGCGCCCCGGCGGTGAAGTAGACTTCAGCGGCACCCTGATTCGACTGCATATCGGTTTAGAAAATGTTGACGATCTGATTGCCGATTTAGCAGCAGGGTTCGAGCGTATCGTGTAG
- the exbB gene encoding tol-pal system-associated acyl-CoA thioesterase — MGNNLMQTDLSVWGMYQHADIVVKIVMIGLILASVVTWAIFFSKSAELLSQKRRLKREQQQLAEARSLDQASDMTSSFHAKSLTTLLVNEAQNELELSAGSEDNEGIKERTGFRLERRVAAVGRHMGRGNGYLATIGAISPFIGLFGTVWGIMNSFIGIAQTQTTNLAVVAPGIAEALLATAIGLVAAIPAVVIYNIFARMIGSYKATLGDVAAQVLLLQSRDLDLNSSSVKPVHAASKLRAG; from the coding sequence GTGGGTAATAATTTGATGCAGACGGATCTCTCCGTTTGGGGCATGTATCAGCATGCTGACATCGTGGTTAAGATTGTGATGATCGGCCTGATTCTGGCGTCCGTTGTCACCTGGGCTATCTTCTTCAGCAAAAGCGCCGAGCTGCTTTCGCAGAAGCGTCGCCTTAAGCGGGAACAGCAGCAGCTTGCAGAAGCCCGCTCTCTGGATCAGGCTTCAGATATGACCTCATCCTTCCACGCGAAAAGCCTGACCACCCTGTTAGTGAATGAAGCACAGAACGAGCTGGAACTCTCCGCTGGCAGTGAAGATAACGAAGGCATCAAAGAACGTACCGGTTTCCGCCTGGAGCGTCGCGTGGCGGCCGTTGGCCGACACATGGGACGCGGCAATGGTTATCTGGCGACCATCGGCGCGATCTCACCGTTCATCGGTCTTTTCGGTACGGTCTGGGGCATCATGAACAGCTTTATCGGCATCGCGCAGACCCAAACCACCAACCTGGCGGTCGTTGCGCCGGGTATCGCAGAAGCGCTGCTGGCGACGGCCATCGGTCTGGTTGCCGCTATCCCGGCGGTGGTCATCTACAACATTTTCGCGCGTATGATTGGCAGCTACAAAGCCACGCTGGGTGACGTTGCCGCACAGGTTCTGCTGCTGCAAAGTCGCGATCTGGATCTGAATTCCAGCTCGGTTAAGCCGGTGCACGCGGCGTCTAAACTGCGCGCAGGTTAA
- a CDS encoding ESA_00282 family adhesion-associated protein codes for MNSIFFTVITLLLLTAGVLLLMQEFNKTKVSKDTSEPPQPELMTKEEGEDHFSVLMNSVTPVWYWRVNHEYIDFLHATIKRMKMSEINDTPGLFEAQRRCSDLNSAVYKYYDNIKKRCLNGEKVSYSDLDVLNLRQCFREFSLEAYPELVALVWPEYARPEVNPDNV; via the coding sequence ATGAACAGCATCTTTTTTACGGTCATCACATTACTATTACTGACCGCTGGTGTGCTTTTATTGATGCAGGAGTTCAATAAAACGAAAGTGTCGAAAGACACCAGTGAACCCCCGCAACCTGAACTGATGACAAAAGAGGAAGGGGAAGACCATTTCTCTGTATTGATGAACTCCGTTACGCCTGTCTGGTACTGGCGGGTGAACCACGAATATATCGACTTTTTACACGCGACAATTAAGCGCATGAAAATGTCGGAAATTAATGATACGCCCGGACTGTTTGAGGCGCAGCGTCGCTGTAGCGATCTGAATTCAGCAGTCTATAAATATTATGACAATATCAAAAAGCGCTGCCTTAACGGCGAAAAGGTCTCTTATTCCGATCTGGACGTATTAAATTTGCGGCAGTGTTTTCGCGAGTTCAGTCTTGAAGCCTATCCTGAACTGGTGGCGCTTGTCTGGCCGGAGTACGCACGTCCCGAGGTTAACCCGGACAACGTCTGA
- the exbD gene encoding TonB system transport protein ExbD, translating into MAMRLNENLDDNGEMHEINVTPFIDVMLVLLIIFMVAAPLATVDVKVNLPASSSQPQPRPEKPIYLSVKADKSMFLGNDPVTADSVIPALEQLTGGKKDTTVFFRADKTVDYETMMKVMDTLHQAGYLKIGLVGEEKAASK; encoded by the coding sequence ATGGCGATGCGTCTAAACGAAAATCTGGACGATAACGGTGAAATGCATGAAATCAACGTGACGCCGTTTATCGACGTCATGCTGGTTCTGCTGATTATCTTCATGGTGGCTGCACCGCTGGCGACGGTGGATGTGAAGGTGAATCTGCCGGCATCTTCCAGCCAGCCCCAGCCGCGCCCGGAGAAGCCTATTTACCTGTCGGTGAAGGCGGATAAATCCATGTTCCTCGGGAACGACCCGGTGACGGCCGACTCTGTCATCCCGGCGCTGGAGCAGCTTACGGGCGGTAAGAAAGACACCACGGTCTTCTTCCGTGCGGATAAAACCGTTGATTATGAAACCATGATGAAGGTAATGGACACGCTGCATCAGGCGGGTTACCTGAAGATTGGACTGGTCGGCGAAGAGAAAGCGGCCTCGAAGTGA
- the yghU gene encoding glutathione-dependent disulfide-bond oxidoreductase, which produces MSDNTYQPPKVWEWKKNGGGAFANINRPISGATHEKDLPVGSHPLQLYSLGTPNGQKVTIMLEELLALGVTGAEYDAWLIRIGEGDQFSSGFVEVNPNSKIPALRDHSTTPPTRVFESGNILLYLAEKFGHFLPKDPAGRTETLNWLFWLQGAAPFLGGGFGHFYNYAPVKIEYAIDRFTMEAKRLFDVLDKQLARGRYVAGEEYTIADIAIWPWFGCVALGSVYNAAEFLDAEKYTNVQRWAKDVANRHAVKRGRIVNRTSGELNEQLHERHAASDFDTNTEDKRQA; this is translated from the coding sequence ATGTCAGACAACACGTATCAGCCACCAAAAGTGTGGGAATGGAAAAAGAACGGCGGCGGCGCGTTCGCCAACATCAACCGCCCGATTTCCGGCGCGACCCATGAGAAAGATCTGCCCGTGGGCTCCCACCCGCTGCAGCTTTACTCTCTCGGAACACCGAACGGCCAGAAAGTGACGATCATGCTCGAAGAGCTGCTGGCGCTGGGCGTGACGGGTGCGGAGTATGACGCATGGTTGATCCGCATCGGCGAGGGCGATCAGTTCTCCAGCGGGTTTGTTGAGGTGAACCCGAACTCGAAAATACCGGCGCTGCGTGACCACTCCACGACCCCGCCAACGCGCGTATTTGAATCCGGCAATATCCTGCTCTATCTGGCAGAGAAATTCGGTCACTTCCTGCCGAAAGATCCGGCTGGACGCACCGAGACCCTGAACTGGCTGTTCTGGCTGCAGGGCGCAGCGCCGTTCCTCGGCGGCGGCTTTGGCCACTTCTACAACTACGCGCCGGTAAAAATTGAATACGCGATTGACCGCTTCACCATGGAAGCCAAACGCCTGTTCGACGTGCTGGATAAACAGCTGGCGCGCGGCCGCTACGTGGCGGGTGAGGAGTACACCATCGCGGATATCGCCATCTGGCCGTGGTTCGGCTGCGTGGCGCTGGGCAGCGTCTATAACGCCGCCGAGTTCCTCGACGCAGAGAAGTACACGAACGTGCAGCGCTGGGCGAAAGACGTGGCGAATCGCCATGCCGTTAAGCGCGGCCGTATCGTTAACCGCACCAGCGGCGAGCTGAACGAGCAGCTCCACGAGCGCCACGCGGCGAGCGACTTCGATACCAATACGGAAGATAAGCGTCAGGCGTAA
- a CDS encoding ABC transporter substrate-binding protein — translation MRKLLLSAVVVSLALGLAGCDDAKNKETSNVPAAKNDAPKEGGSLIIGITSGDPLAVNPLYASDRTTLTIMQALYAPLYSFNNGNIEWGLAESLTPSADNLSYTLTLKPNLKWQDGQPLTADDVVFTFNKLLDAKQHSFFRSMFTWGGKPVEVSKVDERTVKFTLPQVSAAFTGTLVQIYPIPQHVFAGEGDLEKSSKNDAPVGSGPFKFKEYRAGQYYALTRFDDYWNGKAKLDSVTYRFAKDSNAANLALQNGEINLKMVDPQDVNRLKNTGKFDFVVYPEGRLAYMTFNQNVPVMKSKALRQAIAYAINKDELTQTAFTSLDYAKPATSFLTPDTLYKTDDVEQYKFDLQKAKELLKTSCAPDNLKLRLAYVNTNKTQESMALYIQQALKGIGVNVELMPLDSNAMSQRSLDMNNTAWELNLGGYIMGSEPDGYKSLFMSNEAYNYAHYKNPQFDALWDKGAVETDAAKRADIYKQIQQTVANDMTYYPIAYTNATVAVDKRFGGTEEAEPKPVYLFQDLSKIYQK, via the coding sequence ATGCGCAAGCTTCTGTTATCGGCAGTGGTCGTTTCGCTCGCGTTAGGCCTGGCGGGCTGTGATGATGCGAAAAATAAAGAGACAAGCAATGTGCCTGCAGCAAAAAACGACGCGCCAAAAGAGGGCGGTTCGCTGATTATTGGTATTACCTCCGGCGACCCGTTAGCCGTGAATCCGCTCTATGCCAGCGACCGTACGACGTTAACGATCATGCAGGCGCTCTATGCCCCGCTGTACAGCTTTAATAACGGCAACATTGAGTGGGGCCTGGCGGAAAGCCTGACGCCTTCCGCCGACAACCTGAGCTATACCCTGACGTTAAAACCCAACCTGAAATGGCAGGACGGCCAGCCGCTGACGGCGGACGACGTGGTCTTCACCTTCAACAAGCTGCTGGATGCCAAACAGCACAGCTTCTTCCGCAGCATGTTTACCTGGGGCGGCAAGCCTGTTGAGGTGAGCAAGGTTGATGAGCGCACCGTTAAGTTCACCCTACCGCAGGTCAGCGCGGCCTTTACCGGCACCCTGGTACAGATCTACCCGATCCCGCAGCACGTGTTCGCCGGTGAAGGCGACCTGGAAAAGAGCAGCAAAAACGATGCGCCGGTAGGCTCCGGGCCGTTCAAATTCAAAGAGTATCGCGCCGGGCAGTATTACGCCCTGACCCGTTTTGACGATTACTGGAACGGCAAAGCGAAGCTTGATTCGGTCACCTACCGTTTCGCCAAAGACAGCAACGCCGCCAACCTTGCGCTGCAAAACGGGGAAATCAACCTCAAGATGGTTGACCCGCAGGATGTGAACCGCCTGAAAAATACCGGTAAGTTTGACTTCGTGGTCTATCCGGAAGGTCGTCTGGCCTACATGACGTTCAACCAGAACGTGCCGGTGATGAAGAGCAAAGCGCTGCGCCAGGCCATCGCGTATGCCATCAACAAAGACGAGCTCACCCAGACCGCCTTTACCTCGCTGGACTACGCTAAACCGGCGACCTCGTTCCTGACGCCAGATACGCTTTACAAGACGGATGACGTCGAGCAGTACAAGTTCGATCTGCAAAAAGCCAAAGAGCTGCTGAAGACGTCCTGCGCGCCGGACAATCTCAAGCTGCGCCTGGCGTATGTGAACACCAACAAAACCCAGGAGAGCATGGCGCTCTACATTCAGCAGGCGCTGAAGGGCATTGGGGTGAACGTGGAGCTGATGCCGCTGGACTCCAACGCCATGTCTCAGCGCAGCCTCGATATGAACAACACCGCGTGGGAGCTGAACCTGGGCGGCTACATCATGGGCTCCGAGCCGGACGGTTACAAATCGCTGTTCATGAGCAACGAAGCCTATAACTACGCGCACTACAAAAATCCGCAGTTTGATGCCCTGTGGGATAAAGGCGCAGTGGAAACCGACGCCGCGAAACGGGCCGATATCTACAAGCAAATTCAGCAGACCGTGGCGAACGACATGACGTACTACCCGATCGCCTACACCAATGCGACCGTCGCGGTGGACAAGCGTTTTGGCGGCACCGAGGAAGCGGAGCCGAAACCGGTCTATCTGTTCCAGGATCTGTCAAAAATCTATCAGAAATAA